Proteins from one Paenibacillus amylolyticus genomic window:
- a CDS encoding NAD-dependent malic enzyme, with amino-acid sequence MNQRNLDGNSIIIRLEMTTRDIKFGEVASAISEAGGDIIAIDVISTNQDVSVRDLTVAVTDAQDNSKIIEGVRQLKGVSIINVSDRTFLLHLGGKIEVTPKTPIHNREDLSRVYTPDVARVCSAISEEPGKAFSLTIKRNTVAVISDGSAVLGLGNIGPRAAMPVMEGKAMLFKQFAGVDAFPICLDTQDTEEIIRTVKAISPGFGGINLEDISSPRCFEIERRLNEELDIPVFHDDQHGTAVVLYAGLINALKLVGKSIEDVKIVVCGIGAAGVACSNILLSAGASRLIGVDREGAIVRTQTYENEVWSDYAARTNPELETGSLRDVIRGADVFIGLSRGNLLTREDVQTMAEDPIVFAMANPVPEIMPALVEDIVAVMATGRSDYPNQINNVLCFPGIFRAVLDCRATEINEEMKLAAAQAIASAITDEERTRYYIIPSVFNDKVVKSMRRRVIEAAVKTGVARRIPREQAREGGES; translated from the coding sequence ATGAATCAAAGAAATCTGGATGGTAACAGCATTATTATTCGACTGGAAATGACAACTAGGGATATCAAGTTTGGCGAAGTGGCTTCGGCCATCTCGGAAGCTGGGGGAGACATCATTGCCATCGACGTGATTTCCACCAATCAGGATGTAAGCGTGCGCGACTTGACGGTTGCCGTTACAGATGCGCAAGATAACAGTAAAATTATAGAAGGGGTACGCCAGCTTAAAGGTGTGTCCATTATAAACGTATCGGATCGAACGTTCCTGCTTCATCTGGGTGGTAAGATCGAAGTAACACCCAAGACCCCGATTCACAACCGGGAAGATCTGTCACGTGTGTACACTCCGGATGTGGCTCGTGTATGTTCCGCCATTTCGGAAGAACCCGGCAAAGCCTTCTCATTGACGATTAAACGAAATACGGTGGCCGTCATATCGGATGGCAGTGCGGTGCTCGGACTCGGTAATATTGGTCCTCGTGCAGCGATGCCTGTGATGGAAGGTAAAGCGATGTTATTCAAACAGTTTGCAGGTGTGGATGCTTTTCCAATCTGCCTGGATACACAGGATACCGAGGAAATCATACGTACTGTGAAAGCGATATCACCGGGTTTTGGCGGCATTAATCTGGAGGATATCTCATCACCGCGTTGTTTCGAAATTGAACGTCGTCTGAATGAGGAATTGGACATTCCGGTGTTTCATGATGACCAGCATGGCACAGCAGTTGTGTTATATGCGGGTCTGATCAATGCCCTCAAACTGGTGGGCAAGTCCATAGAAGATGTGAAAATCGTGGTCTGTGGGATCGGTGCAGCAGGTGTAGCATGCAGTAACATATTATTATCTGCCGGAGCCAGTCGACTTATAGGTGTTGATCGTGAGGGTGCAATTGTACGGACACAAACCTATGAGAATGAAGTCTGGAGTGATTATGCAGCTCGTACCAACCCGGAACTGGAAACAGGTTCACTGCGTGATGTCATTCGTGGAGCCGACGTGTTCATTGGTTTGTCCCGCGGCAACCTGTTAACTCGGGAAGATGTGCAGACCATGGCCGAAGATCCAATTGTGTTTGCGATGGCGAACCCGGTACCTGAGATTATGCCTGCATTGGTGGAAGACATTGTGGCTGTCATGGCAACAGGACGATCCGATTATCCGAATCAGATCAACAACGTGTTATGTTTCCCAGGCATCTTCAGGGCAGTTCTGGATTGCCGAGCCACCGAAATTAATGAAGAAATGAAGCTGGCAGCGGCTCAAGCGATTGCTTCGGCCATCACGGACGAAGAGCGAACACGCTATTACATTATTCCGAGTGTGTTCAATGATAAAGTGGTCAAATCGATGCGCCGTCGTGTGATTGAAGCAGCCGTTAAAACGGGTGTAGCGAGACGTATTCCTCGTGAACAGGCCCGTGAAGGCGGGGAATCATAA
- a CDS encoding glycosyl hydrolase 53 family protein: MIHIDRGGDNAESRKFYDRFEALGVEFDIIGLSYYPWWHGTLDALRDNLHDLAERYGKPVNVVETAYPWTLEQPEGIEWILNQEELLLPGYPATVEGQTQYLKDLLQIIREVPGGLGHGFYYWEPAWIPSKEEWSVGHPNNWGNLTMFDFKGRKLESFAALATEEESDVVTYV, translated from the coding sequence ATGATACACATTGATCGTGGTGGGGATAACGCAGAGAGCCGCAAGTTTTATGATCGCTTTGAAGCACTGGGTGTGGAGTTCGATATCATTGGTCTCTCCTATTATCCTTGGTGGCACGGTACACTTGATGCATTACGGGATAATCTTCATGATCTGGCTGAACGTTATGGCAAACCTGTCAATGTGGTTGAGACCGCTTATCCATGGACGCTGGAGCAGCCGGAAGGCATTGAATGGATTTTGAATCAAGAAGAATTGTTGTTGCCCGGATACCCTGCAACTGTAGAGGGACAGACCCAATATCTGAAGGATCTATTGCAGATTATCCGTGAAGTTCCGGGTGGTTTGGGGCACGGCTTCTATTACTGGGAACCTGCCTGGATACCAAGCAAAGAAGAATGGTCCGTCGGACATCCGAATAACTGGGGCAACCTCACCATGTTTGATTTTAAAGGTCGCAAGTTGGAATCGTTTGCAGCGCTCGCTACTGAAGAAGAGTCAGATGTCGTGACATACGTATAA
- a CDS encoding glycosyl hydrolase 53 family protein: MSNLREKAFVLGMDVSFMDEIEQHGGSYRDVDGKEQDLLSILKFNDTNAIRLRIWNDPVGGFCNLERTVEVAKRIKEQGLQFLLDFHYSDRWADPANQWKPKAWENLSYEELQRAVCMYTADVLRTLKEHDALPDMVQVGNEITPGMLWDEGRVGGEEHDTDEQWERFAGLVKYGIAAVKSVDRIYRL; this comes from the coding sequence GTGAGCAACTTGAGGGAAAAGGCATTCGTTCTGGGAATGGATGTGTCTTTTATGGATGAGATCGAACAGCATGGCGGGAGTTATCGTGATGTGGATGGCAAGGAACAAGACTTGCTGTCCATCCTGAAGTTCAATGACACGAATGCGATTCGACTTCGAATCTGGAATGATCCTGTTGGCGGGTTCTGCAATCTGGAGCGGACGGTGGAGGTAGCCAAACGAATCAAGGAACAGGGCTTGCAATTTTTGCTTGATTTCCATTACTCTGATCGCTGGGCTGACCCAGCCAATCAATGGAAACCAAAAGCATGGGAGAATCTGTCCTATGAAGAGCTCCAACGTGCGGTATGCATGTATACGGCTGATGTTCTGAGAACGTTGAAGGAACACGATGCGCTTCCAGACATGGTGCAGGTCGGTAACGAGATTACGCCAGGTATGTTATGGGATGAGGGGCGTGTCGGTGGAGAAGAGCATGATACGGATGAACAGTGGGAGCGTTTTGCAGGCCTTGTGAAGTACGGAATTGCTGCGGTCAAATCCGTGGACCGGATATACAGATTATGA
- a CDS encoding carbohydrate ABC transporter permease produces MYHKSLPYRVFNIVNTCFLILIAIMCIIPMVHVLAVSFSTKAAADANLVNLWPVGFSLEAYKKTMNNPIFLNSLWISLLRTVIGTAITLLITFLAAYPLSKENSEFKGRTIYSWIFVFSMIFNGGLVPFYMVIQKIGLMDSFWVLVLPGAVNTFLVILMLNFFRGIPKELEEAALMDGANHFRTLFSIFLPISMPSIATIALFSMVFHWNSWFDGLLYMNNAKDYPLATFMQTVIIGRDMSSMSMNPKEMEALSQTTVRAAQIFIGSAPILIVYPFLQRFFVKGMTLGSVKG; encoded by the coding sequence ATGTATCATAAATCATTGCCTTATCGCGTGTTTAATATAGTCAACACCTGCTTTCTGATTCTGATTGCCATCATGTGTATCATACCGATGGTTCACGTACTGGCAGTATCCTTTAGTACAAAGGCTGCTGCCGATGCCAATCTGGTCAATCTCTGGCCCGTAGGATTCTCCCTTGAGGCATACAAAAAGACGATGAACAATCCAATTTTCCTGAACTCGCTCTGGATCTCACTGCTACGTACAGTGATCGGTACAGCCATCACCTTGCTGATTACGTTCCTCGCGGCGTATCCGTTGTCCAAAGAAAATAGTGAGTTCAAAGGCAGAACAATTTACTCCTGGATTTTTGTATTCAGCATGATTTTCAATGGAGGATTGGTGCCATTCTACATGGTTATCCAGAAGATCGGATTGATGGATTCCTTCTGGGTACTTGTTCTCCCGGGGGCAGTTAACACATTCCTTGTCATCCTGATGCTGAACTTCTTCCGCGGTATTCCAAAAGAGCTGGAGGAAGCGGCGCTTATGGACGGTGCTAACCACTTTAGAACATTGTTCAGTATCTTCCTTCCCATTTCGATGCCGTCCATTGCAACCATTGCATTGTTCAGTATGGTGTTCCACTGGAATTCCTGGTTTGATGGATTGCTCTACATGAATAACGCGAAGGATTACCCACTTGCTACCTTTATGCAAACGGTCATTATTGGCCGTGATATGAGTAGCATGAGCATGAATCCAAAAGAAATGGAAGCTCTCTCACAAACAACGGTAAGGGCAGCCCAGATCTTCATCGGAAGTGCACCAATCTTGATTGTGTATCCGTTCCTGCAACGTTTCTTTGTCAAAGGTATGACGTTGGGCTCAGTTAAAGGCTGA
- a CDS encoding ABC transporter permease subunit has protein sequence MRTLKRTWPFHVMLLPAIVFLIIFSYVPMGGIIMAFQNYKPWLGISGSEWVGLDNFRYLFEREDSLQVIWNTLIIAVLKLIFNLFVPFVFAILLNEVRKMAIQRTIQTLVYLPHFLSWVILGGILIDLLSTGGLVNRVLGSFGLGPYFFLGDNSWFRSTIILTDVWKEFGYNMIVFLAALAGINPALYEAAEIDGAGRWKQTLHITIPSLVPMLMVVGTLALGNVLNAGFDQIFNLYNPLVYQTGDIIDTFVYRSAMQNGEMGFATAIGLFKSVISMILILVSYSLAKKYAGYRIF, from the coding sequence ATGAGAACTTTGAAACGTACTTGGCCATTCCACGTAATGCTGCTGCCAGCGATCGTCTTTCTGATCATCTTCAGTTATGTGCCTATGGGCGGGATCATTATGGCATTCCAGAACTACAAGCCATGGCTTGGAATTAGCGGTTCTGAATGGGTCGGGCTGGACAACTTTAGATATTTGTTTGAACGTGAAGACAGTTTACAGGTTATCTGGAATACGTTGATTATTGCTGTACTTAAACTGATTTTTAATTTATTTGTTCCATTTGTTTTCGCCATTCTTTTGAATGAGGTTCGCAAGATGGCTATACAGCGCACCATTCAAACACTTGTCTATTTACCTCACTTCTTGTCCTGGGTCATTCTGGGCGGGATTTTGATAGATCTGTTGTCAACAGGCGGCTTGGTTAACCGGGTTCTGGGAAGCTTTGGACTTGGGCCATATTTCTTCCTGGGAGACAACAGCTGGTTCCGATCTACGATCATTCTGACAGATGTGTGGAAGGAATTCGGGTATAACATGATTGTCTTTCTGGCAGCCCTTGCCGGAATTAATCCAGCATTATACGAAGCAGCGGAGATTGACGGAGCAGGACGCTGGAAACAGACACTGCACATTACAATTCCTTCGCTTGTGCCGATGCTGATGGTTGTGGGAACACTGGCACTTGGTAACGTTCTGAATGCCGGCTTTGACCAGATTTTCAACCTGTACAACCCGCTCGTATATCAAACGGGTGACATCATAGATACCTTCGTATATCGTTCTGCCATGCAAAACGGTGAAATGGGCTTCGCAACAGCGATCGGATTATTCAAATCGGTCATTAGCATGATCTTGATACTTGTATCGTACAGCTTAGCCAAAAAATACGCTGGATACCGCATATTCTAA
- a CDS encoding sensor histidine kinase: MTYRTNLFSKMVILILIMLIPVVLLYWYSNHKTTAVLRDELNRSNSNQLEFFQNQVNTHIELLSSWPNLLIHDPDIASFRRIYADSNYFDLDAINLVRRIQNKLSIQESSSNWATKLYLYSPSLGRVVSERDARSYDKQALRENIISGWDVRKIQDGEDDRFMFSWITVSPYGITDPVNNAETIIKLEFDSDNIRDMLDKFKDDGRHDPFYFREESGVIYNRTSDRSLTNQLMKELSIHELQDVDNRTVVIDGEPYMVNTVKSSTTGWYLVDYMPLSDILKPIHQSNMLFYSSMICLLLMSFAVAYLLYVQVQVPVKQLIRGFQRLKQEDYSVRIKPKGRNEFSFLSERFNLMVEKIQQLFEHVYLEQIHVREARLKQLQSQINPHFFYNCFSFITSMAKLKRMDAVVAMSHNLSRYYRYTTRQERDVVPLTEEIEFVSCYLEIQRMRMERIHYKLDLSDEMLRQEVPPLIVQPLVENAVIHGIEADAEAGEIRVSGEKQGNVMVLVVEDDGQGMTQEEREALLNKLRGTMDQEMGCGLWNVNQRLQLRYGDQAGIDITESELGGLRVTLTWPVEQKLLLENEG, translated from the coding sequence ATGACATATCGGACAAACCTGTTTTCAAAAATGGTCATTCTTATTCTGATTATGCTGATTCCTGTAGTGCTTCTATACTGGTACTCCAATCACAAAACAACAGCTGTTCTCAGAGATGAGTTGAATCGATCAAATAGTAACCAGCTTGAATTTTTTCAAAATCAGGTAAACACCCACATTGAGCTGTTATCCTCATGGCCGAATTTGCTTATACATGATCCTGATATTGCAAGCTTCCGGCGAATTTATGCGGACAGTAACTACTTTGACCTGGATGCAATCAATCTGGTCAGACGTATTCAGAATAAGCTAAGTATTCAGGAGAGCTCATCCAATTGGGCCACGAAGTTATATCTGTACTCTCCTTCGCTGGGCAGGGTGGTTTCCGAAAGGGATGCACGTTCTTATGACAAGCAAGCGTTAAGAGAGAACATTATTTCCGGCTGGGATGTACGCAAAATTCAGGATGGGGAAGATGATCGGTTCATGTTTAGCTGGATTACGGTATCTCCGTATGGCATTACAGACCCGGTTAATAATGCGGAGACGATTATCAAACTGGAGTTTGATAGTGACAACATTCGGGATATGCTCGACAAATTCAAGGATGATGGCAGGCATGATCCCTTCTATTTCCGTGAAGAATCAGGGGTCATCTATAATCGGACTTCTGATCGTTCGTTAACGAACCAATTGATGAAAGAACTGTCCATCCATGAACTTCAAGATGTGGATAACCGGACTGTGGTGATAGATGGCGAGCCCTACATGGTTAACACTGTGAAATCAAGCACGACAGGCTGGTATCTGGTGGACTATATGCCTTTATCCGATATTCTGAAGCCGATTCATCAATCGAACATGCTGTTCTATTCTTCAATGATTTGTTTGTTGTTGATGAGTTTTGCTGTGGCCTACTTGTTATATGTCCAGGTGCAGGTACCCGTGAAACAACTGATTCGCGGTTTCCAGCGGTTGAAGCAGGAAGATTATTCAGTGAGGATTAAGCCGAAGGGCCGCAATGAATTCAGTTTCCTGTCTGAACGTTTTAACTTGATGGTGGAGAAGATCCAGCAGTTATTTGAACACGTTTACCTGGAACAGATTCATGTGCGTGAAGCCCGGCTGAAGCAGCTGCAATCGCAGATTAATCCGCACTTCTTCTATAATTGTTTCTCCTTCATTACGAGTATGGCGAAGCTGAAGCGTATGGACGCCGTTGTAGCGATGTCGCATAACCTCTCCCGATATTATCGGTACACGACAAGACAGGAGCGGGACGTGGTTCCGTTGACGGAAGAGATTGAATTTGTCAGCTGTTATCTGGAGATCCAACGGATGCGTATGGAACGGATTCATTACAAGCTGGATCTGTCTGATGAGATGTTAAGACAGGAGGTACCGCCCCTGATTGTACAGCCATTAGTGGAGAATGCGGTGATTCACGGGATCGAAGCGGATGCGGAAGCTGGAGAGATAAGAGTATCCGGAGAAAAACAGGGCAATGTTATGGTTCTTGTGGTTGAAGATGACGGGCAAGGCATGACACAGGAGGAACGTGAGGCGCTTCTGAATAAGCTCAGGGGAACGATGGATCAGGAGATGGGCTGTGGCCTGTGGAATGTGAATCAGAGACTTCAGCTTCGATATGGGGATCAGGCAGGCATCGATATAACGGAATCGGAACTTGGTGGATTGCGGGTTACACTGACGTGGCCAGTGGAACAGAAGCTTCTTTTGGAGAACGAAGGATGA
- a CDS encoding DUF3502 domain-containing protein encodes MKSPALGFTFNSQSVKNEIAAVNNVNKQFKPGMTSGAVDPNEMIPKYLEKLKAAGIDKIIAAKQEQLDAFLAKSK; translated from the coding sequence GTGAAATCACCTGCACTGGGCTTTACATTCAACAGCCAATCTGTCAAAAATGAAATTGCTGCGGTCAACAACGTGAACAAACAGTTCAAACCGGGTATGACATCAGGCGCCGTTGATCCAAATGAGATGATTCCGAAATATCTGGAGAAACTGAAAGCAGCGGGTATTGATAAAATTATTGCAGCCAAACAGGAACAACTTGATGCATTCCTTGCCAAAAGTAAATAA
- a CDS encoding extracellular solute-binding protein, whose amino-acid sequence MVRSLKVWSRMMATVMALSLVLAACSSDKGGTTTSPGAEGGGASEGGGKPYEVTLFYPGTPQKDVALVEAEINKKMEPKIGATLKINAIDWGQWDNKLNLMISSGEKSDIIFTAAWQNYTVNVAKGAFLPLNDLLDTYGQDIKKNLDPAFLEGSQVDGVNYGVPTNKELAATRGVLVRKDLADKYKLDLTAVKTWADLEPLLKTIKENEPGITPFYMSNTNGNGLLENLDWDYLGDASVPGVISKTAGGTTVLNEVETPEFKEAAELARKWYQAGYINSDAATSNVFPKDQAKAGKAFLWTDGMKPGKDKEEEGYVGFPLTQIEMTQPTITTGDASGAMLAISRSSEQPEKAMQVINLLHSDKEINNLLNFGIEGTHYVKKTDRIISSLSLKALMPTVVPTTQVLSGSLVTSS is encoded by the coding sequence TTGGTAAGATCATTAAAGGTATGGTCACGCATGATGGCAACGGTTATGGCGCTGAGCCTGGTGCTGGCAGCTTGCTCATCAGACAAGGGTGGAACAACAACATCACCTGGCGCAGAAGGTGGAGGAGCAAGTGAAGGTGGGGGCAAACCTTATGAAGTGACACTGTTCTATCCAGGGACACCACAGAAGGATGTCGCTCTGGTGGAAGCCGAGATTAACAAAAAGATGGAACCGAAGATTGGAGCCACGCTTAAGATCAATGCGATTGACTGGGGCCAGTGGGATAACAAGCTGAATCTCATGATCTCCTCGGGTGAAAAATCAGACATTATCTTCACCGCAGCTTGGCAGAACTACACGGTGAATGTTGCTAAAGGCGCATTCTTACCGTTGAATGATCTGCTTGATACCTATGGTCAGGATATCAAGAAAAACCTAGACCCTGCCTTTCTGGAAGGTTCCCAGGTGGACGGCGTGAATTACGGTGTTCCTACGAATAAGGAACTTGCTGCCACACGTGGTGTGTTGGTACGTAAAGACTTGGCTGACAAGTATAAGCTGGACCTGACAGCTGTAAAGACATGGGCTGATCTGGAGCCACTTCTCAAAACAATCAAGGAAAACGAGCCAGGCATTACACCATTCTACATGTCCAACACGAATGGTAACGGGCTGTTGGAGAATCTGGATTGGGATTATCTCGGTGATGCTTCCGTACCTGGAGTGATCTCCAAAACTGCAGGCGGAACAACGGTTCTGAATGAAGTGGAAACGCCTGAATTCAAGGAAGCGGCTGAACTCGCCCGCAAGTGGTATCAAGCAGGATATATCAACAGTGATGCTGCTACGTCCAATGTGTTCCCGAAAGACCAGGCGAAGGCTGGAAAAGCGTTTCTCTGGACCGATGGCATGAAGCCAGGCAAGGATAAAGAAGAAGAAGGGTATGTAGGTTTCCCACTGACTCAGATTGAGATGACACAACCGACAATCACGACAGGTGATGCATCCGGAGCAATGCTCGCGATCTCCCGTTCTTCCGAGCAACCGGAGAAAGCGATGCAGGTCATTAACCTGCTGCATTCCGACAAGGAAATTAACAATTTGTTGAACTTCGGAATTGAGGGCACACATTATGTGAAAAAGACGGACAGGATAATATCATCACTCTCCCTGAAGGCGTTGATGCCAACAGTCGTACCTACAACCCAGGTGCTCAGTGGCAGCTTGGTAACCAGTTCCTGA
- a CDS encoding carbohydrate ABC transporter permease produces MKSHDPLAVSKRSASVIHAMFLFYAIACIVPILLVFAISFSDETTVVANGYKLIPEKFSLTAYEFLFRDMDQILHSYGISFIVTVVGTITSVALTALYAYPLSRRDLPYRGWFAFFIFFTMLFNGGLVPWYLVYVNVLDLKNSILALILPLLLSPFFVLVMRTFFANSIPVSILESARIDGAGELRTFARIVLPLSLPVMATVALFSTLNYWNDWYLSMIFISDNRTISLQYLMYRTLLDIQYLTTNSNVSSQISSQGGLLNLPNKTLQMAMAVVGIGPIVLAYPFFQRYFIKGLTVGAVKG; encoded by the coding sequence GTGAAATCACATGATCCACTAGCCGTATCGAAGCGTTCCGCATCCGTTATTCATGCGATGTTTCTATTCTATGCCATTGCCTGTATCGTGCCGATCCTGCTTGTCTTTGCCATCTCATTTTCGGACGAGACAACTGTGGTTGCCAATGGATATAAGCTTATTCCAGAGAAGTTCAGCCTGACGGCTTATGAGTTTCTGTTCAGGGACATGGATCAGATCCTTCACTCGTATGGTATCTCCTTCATCGTTACAGTCGTAGGTACCATTACAAGTGTTGCGCTGACCGCATTGTATGCATATCCGCTCTCGCGGAGAGATCTGCCTTACCGGGGCTGGTTCGCCTTTTTCATCTTCTTCACGATGTTGTTCAATGGAGGTCTGGTACCTTGGTATCTGGTCTATGTCAACGTATTGGATCTGAAGAACTCCATATTGGCACTCATTCTGCCACTATTGCTATCCCCATTCTTTGTATTGGTCATGCGTACATTCTTCGCGAACTCCATCCCGGTCTCCATTCTGGAATCGGCTCGGATTGATGGTGCGGGAGAATTGAGAACGTTTGCACGTATCGTACTTCCACTCTCTCTTCCCGTAATGGCAACCGTCGCGTTGTTCAGTACACTGAATTACTGGAATGACTGGTACCTTAGCATGATTTTCATATCAGATAACCGGACGATCAGCCTTCAGTACCTTATGTACCGGACGCTGCTCGATATTCAATATTTAACAACCAACTCCAACGTCTCTTCACAGATTTCGTCGCAGGGTGGACTGCTCAATCTGCCTAACAAAACGCTGCAAATGGCGATGGCTGTAGTCGGTATTGGTCCAATCGTACTGGCATATCCGTTCTTCCAGCGTTATTTCATCAAAGGTCTTACGGTTGGCGCTGTGAAGGGATAA